Proteins found in one Panicum hallii strain FIL2 chromosome 4, PHallii_v3.1, whole genome shotgun sequence genomic segment:
- the LOC112889804 gene encoding putative UPF0481 protein At3g02645 produces the protein MAASDQQDAGRHGTTPLVFDEVRWVVQIRHSLQEDGAGGDDDDDNGIPVSVFNVPKQLRVHKPEAYTPQFIALGPYHHWRPELYEMERYKLAAARRAQRRLCAGLKLEGLVQQFARLERKVRAHYHRYLDFSGETLAWTMVVDGAFLLEFLQIYAADEGDGRALRRVSSRMAHLVDFAGRKSAHNLILRDMLMLENQVPLFLLRKILEPQCASADEAAGLLARMVTGLMKELCPFKMMDSFPAVDVGKHAHLLEVLYHILLPKPADDSTAEADANGNFHDDGYDIEEQAADGGGAEEQQKPAAGGCEYVKQLFLAVWGIVSGLNNKAGPMRYVTKPIEFAIKAPWKMLAVVPGVGSFMSAGDGSANPRDPSSSAGYLTRPPLIEEIMIPSVSELVNAGVKFLPTTGDLSTVAFDAKAATFSLPVVTLDCNTEVVLRNLVAYEAAAASGPLVLARYTELMNGIIDTDEDVALLRRRGVVLNRMKSDGEAAKLWNGMTRSVRLTKVAPMDRAVEEANRYYNSRWRVKAKRFMRKYVFSSWQVLTFLAAVLMLLLTTLQAFCSVYTCSRWFGAVTIAKAG, from the coding sequence ATGGCCGCGTCCGATCAACAAGACGCCGGCCGGCACGGCACGACGCCGCTGGTGTTCGACGAGGTCCGGTGGGTGGTCCAGATCCGGCACTCCCTCCAGGaggacggcgccggcggcgacgacgatgaCGACAACGGCATTCCGGTGTCCGTGTTCAACGTCCCCAAGCAGCTGCGGGTGCACAAGCCGGAGGCCTACACCCCTCAGTTCATCGCGCTCGGCCCCTACCACCACTGGCGCCCCGAGCTGTACGAGATGGAGCGCTACAAGCtcgccgcggcgcggcgcgcgcagCGGCGGCTCTGCGCGGGGCTCAAGCTCGAGGGCCTCGTCCAGCAGTTCGCGCGGCTGGAGCGCAAGGTCCGCGCCCACTACCACCGGTACCTCGACTTCAGCGGCGAGACGCTGGCGTGGACCATGGTCGTCGACGGCGCGTTCCTGCTCGAGTTCCTGCAGATCTACGCCGCCGACGAGGGAGACGGCAGGGCGCTGCGGCGGGTGTCTTCGAGGATGGCGCACCTCGTCGACTTCGCCGGGAGGAAGTCGGCGCACAACCTCATCCTCCGCGACATGCTCATGCTCGAGAACCAGGTCCCGCTCTTCCTGCTCCGCAAGATCCTCGAGCCGCAGTGCGCGTCGGCCGACGAGGCCGCCGGGCTGCTCGCGCGGATGGTCACCGGGCTCATGAAGGAGCTCTGCCCGTTCAAGATGATGGACAGCTTCCCGGCGGTCGACGTCGGCAAGCACGCGCACCTGCTGGAGGTGCTCTACCACATACTCCTGCCGAAGCCGGCCGATGACTCCACGGCGGAGGCCGACGCAAACGGCAACTTCCACGACGACGGCTACGACATCGAGGAGCAGGCCGCGGACGGCGGGGGCGCGGAGGAGCAGCAGaagccggccgccggcggctgCGAGTACGTGAAGCAGCTCTTCCTCGCCGTGTGGGGCATCGTGTCGGGGCTCAATAACAAGGCCGGGCCCATGCGCTACGTGACGAAGCCGATCGAGTTCGCCATCAAGGCGCCGTGGAAGATGCTCGCCGTCGTGCCGGGAGTGGGGTCCTTCATGTCAGCTGGCGACGGGAGCGCCAACCCCCGCGACCCGAGCTCCTCCGCGGGGTACCTGACCCGGCCGCCGCTGATCGAGGAGATCATGATTCCCTCGGTGTCCGAGCTGGTCAACGCCGGCGTCAAGTTCCTACCGACCACCGGCGACCTGTCGACCGTCGCCTTCGACGCCAAGGCGGCGACCTTCAGCCTGCCCGTGGTGACCCTGGACTGCAACACGGAGGTGGTGCTCCGGAACCTGGTCGCctacgaggcggcggcggcgtcgggccCGCTGGTGCTGGCGCGGTACACGGAGCTGATGAACGGCATCATCGACACGGACGAGGACGTGGccctgctgcggcggcgcggggtggTGCTGAACCGGATGAAGAGCGACGGCGAGGCCGCCAAGCTGTGGAACGGGATGACGCGGTCGGTGCGGCTCACCAAGGTGGCGCCCATGGACAGGGCCGTCGAGGAGGCGAACCGCTACTACAACTCGCGGTGGCGCGTGAAGGCGAAGCGGTTCATGCGCAAGTACGTGTTCAGCTCGTGGCAGGTGCTcaccttcctcgccgccgtcttgATGCTGCTCCTCACCACGCTCCAGGCCTTCTGCTCCGTCTACACCTGCTCGCGGTGGTTCGGCGCCGTCACCATCGCCAAGGCCGGGTGA
- the LOC112890608 gene encoding uncharacterized protein LOC112890608, with translation MLAGYDDAVVHKGRVFAVDVAGSVFAWDLPRAAGSRPDPQRVAAPGATSNGESMYQWNLAESADGRRLILACTHGRYANHEKRGRNVSTRTVNRFHGDGVRLHELDVGDAAGGDGRRWRRVTSLGGRALFLGANWPLWATVTRGPPGQVVQPNCVYVTPAALFGYPDEDFDVVAHDLGDGSCRQIKVSTADRDEDDDGFVIPIWFTPTLQMWSRRAS, from the coding sequence ATGCTGGCCGGCTACGACGACGCCGTCGTGCACAAGGGCAGGGTCTTCGCCGTCGACGTAGCGGGCAGCGTGTTCGCCTGGgacctgccgcgcgccgccggctcgCGACCGGACCCGCAGCGCGTGGCGGCGCCCGGAGCCACGTCCAACGGCGAGTCGATGTACCAGTGGAACCTGGCGGAATCGGCGGACGGCCGCCGCCTCATCCTCGCCTGCACGCACGGCAGGTACGCCAACCATGAGAAGCGCGGCCGCAACGTCTCCACCAGAACCGTCAACCGGTTCCACGGCGACGGCGTCCGCCTGCACGAGCTGGACGTAGGCGACGCTGCCGGCGGTGacgggcggcgctggcgccgAGTCACCAGCCTTGGCGGCCGCGCCCTGTTCCTCGGCGCCAACTGGCCGCTCTGGGCGACCGTGACCCGCGGACCGCCGGGGCAGGTTGTCCAGCCCAACTGCGTTTACGTTACGCCGGCCGCGCTGTTCGGGTACCCGGACGAGGACTTCGACGTGGTCGCGCACGATTTGGGGGACGGGAGCTGCCGGCAGATCAAGGTGTCCACCGCGGATCGGGACGAGGACGACGATGGCTTTGTGATACCAATCTGGTTTACGCCGACGCTACAGATGTGGAGTCGACGAGCGAGTTGA
- the LOC112889934 gene encoding protein NUCLEAR FUSION DEFECTIVE 4-like, with product MRGGAAAVKAGSRPPWLGLGAAVWLQVAGGASSTFALYSHALKVALGADQRRLALLGVACDVGENLGLLPGVLCNRLHPALLLLVGAGACLLGYGAAWLLVSGAAPALPYWLIWFALALAANGGAWLGTAVLVTNMRNFPLSRGAVAGILKGYSGLSAAVYTEIYTGVLRDSPNNLLLFLTLGIPAICLLTMYFVRPCEPSLVETNAEQVHFMFVQMASVLLGIYLVGATILDHVVTLNEVINYSLLAIMVLLIFAPLAIPLKMTLFPRRKNPATDNGHTESLLPSSSESNLNFEDEDSMDIDILLAEGEGAIKPKRRRPRRGEDFRFREAILKADFWLLFAIYFVGVGSGITVLNNLAQIGIAAGAVDTTILLSVFSFCNFFGRLGGGAVSEYLVRARTLPRSVLIVCTQVVMIITYLLFALGHLATLYVSIALLGICYGVQFSVIISTSSELFGLKHFGKIYNFIALANPVGAFLFNTLTGYVYDLEVERQKAGMVDTDIACHGPNCFRLTFYVLAGAACLGTLLSTVLTVRVRPVYQMLYAGGSFSQPRNSGH from the exons atgcggggcggcgcggcggcggtgaaggCGGGGAGCCGGCCGCCGTGGCTGGGCCTGGGGGCGGCGGTGTGGCtgcaggtggccggcggcgccagCTCCACGTTCGCGCTCTACTCGCACGCGCTCAAGGTCGCGCTCGGCGCCGACCAGCGCCGCCTCGCGCTGCTCGGGGTCGCCTGCGACGTCGGCGAGAACCTGGGCCTGCTCCCCGGGGTGCTCTGCAACCGCCTCCACCCGGCGCTGCTGCTCCTCGTCGGTGCAGGCGCGTGCCTGCTCGGGTACGGCGCCGCCTGGCTCCTCGTCtccggcgccgcgcccgcgctgccgTACTGGCTG ATATGGTTTGCCTTAGCTCTTGCTGCGAACGGTGGTGCATGGTTGGGGACTGCTGTTCTAGTGACCAACATGAGAAACTTCCCACTCAGCAGAGGTGCTGTTGCTGGCATTCTTAAAGGGTACTCTGGTTTAAGTGCTGCTGTCTACACTGAAATATACACAGGAGTGCTTCGTGATTCACCCAACAACCTTTTGCTCTTTCTCACTCTGGGAATTCCTGCTATATGCCTTCTGACAATGTACTTCGTTCGTCCTTGCGAACCCTCTCTGGTAGAGACCAACGCAGAACAAGTCCATTTTATGTTTGTGCAAATGGCGAGTGTTCTTCTTGGGATTTATCTGGTTGGGGCTACAATATTGGATCATGTGGTTACTCTCAATGAAGTTATAAACTATTCTCTGCTTGCCATTATGGTTCTTCTCATTTTTGCTCCCCTGGCAATACCATTGAAGATGACATTATTCCCAAGGAGAAAAAATCCAGCAACTGATAATGGTCATACAGAATCACTTTTGCCTTCTTCCTCTGAATCAAACCTTAATTTTGAAGACGAAGATTCAATGGATATCGACATTCTATTAGCTGAGGGTGAAGGGGCTATAAAGCCGAAGAGAAGGAGACCAAGAAGAGGAGAAGATTTCAGGTTTCGTGAAGCCATTCTGAAGGCAGATTTCTGGCTTCTCTTTGCAATATATTTTGTTGGTGTTGGATCTGGAATCACTGTGCTTAATAATCTAGCACAAATAGGAATTGCAGCAGGTGCTGTCGACACAACCATCTTACTCTCCGTCTTCAGCTTCTGCAATTTTTTTGGACGTTTGGGAGGTGGTGCTGTTTCTGAGTATCTTGTCAG GGCAAGGACACTTCCACGGAGTGTACTGATTGTATGCACCCAAGTAGTAATGATAATCACATACCTGCTCTTCGCTCTGGGTCACCTTGCCACCCTTTACGTCTCCATCGCCTTACTCGGCATATGCTACGGTGTCCAATTCTCCGTGATAATCTCAACCTCATCGGAACTGTTCGGACTGAAGCACTTTGGAAAGATATACAACTTCATCGCGCTGGCAAATCCAGTTGGTGCGTTCCTGTTCAACACCCTTACAGGGTATGTCTACGATCTCGAAGTGGAGAGACAGAAAGCTGGAATGGTAGACACAGATATCGCGTGCCATGGCCCTAATTGCTTCAGACTCACATTTTATGTCCTCGCTGGCGCGGCTTGCTTGGGCACATTGCTGAGCACGGTTCTTACCGTGAGGGTCCGGCcagtgtaccagatgctctaCGCAGGTGGATCCTTTAGCCAGCCGAGGAACTCTGGACATTGA
- the LOC112889935 gene encoding uncharacterized protein LOC112889935, whose amino-acid sequence MDWYAWLCRAGLHPDVALDYALLFARNELGADDVRHLDHEVLTSMGVAVAKHRIEILKLARKESSSRAAVTALPWRATRLLAAAVRRSARSALGRLRASVSSAASRGLDRARGSGRDRAAAAVHALATPGRAPLPARHRGGRAARGWGWGAIVASPVAAARGGKPPLPLPMVLAQVSRPVVLTSSCAATVKALPAPPGPVASVVAADDGHGEEESDGDGEGEMDGGEEMRWESMFQDLKPT is encoded by the coding sequence ATGGACTGGTACGCGTGGCTGTGCCGGGCGGGGCTGCACCCGGACGTGGCGCTCGACTACGCGCTCCTCTTCGCGCGCAACGAGCTCGGCGCCGACGACGTGCGCCACCTCGACCACGAGGTCCTCACCTCCATGGGCGTCGCCGTCGCCAAGCACCGCATCGAGATCCTCAAGCTCGCCAGGAAGGAgtcctcctcccgcgccgccgtcaCCGCCCTTCCGTGGCGCGCCACCCGGCTGCTCGCCGCGGCCGTGCGCCGCTCCGCGCGGTCCGCGCTTGGCCGGCTCCGCGCCTCCGTGTCGTCTGCGGCGTCCCGCGGCCTGGACCGAGCGCGGGGGAGCGGCAGGGACcgggccgccgctgccgtccaCGCCCTCGCCACGCCGGGCCGGGCGCCGCTCCCCGCGCGGCACCGCGGCGGGAGGGCCGCGCGcggctggggctggggcgcgATCGTCGCGTcgcccgtggcggcggcgcgcggcgggaagccgccgctgccgctgccgatGGTGCTGGCGCAGGTCAGCAGGCCCGTCGTGCTCACCAGCAGCTGCGCGGCGACGGTCAAGGcgctgcccgcgccgcccggccccgtCGCGTCCGTCGTCGCAGCCGACGACGGGCACGGCGAGGAGGAGTCCGACGGCGACGGGGAGGGGGAgatggacggcggcgaggagatgCGGTGGGAGTCCATGTTCCAGGATCTCAAGCCCACTTAG